A stretch of the Actinomyces qiguomingii genome encodes the following:
- the rpsJ gene encoding 30S ribosomal protein S10, whose amino-acid sequence MAGQKIRIRLKSYDHEVIDSSARKIVDVVTRAGATVVGPVPLPTEKNVFCVIRSPHKYKDSREHFEMRTHKRLIDIVDPTPKAVDSLMRLDLPADVNIEIKL is encoded by the coding sequence ATGGCGGGACAGAAGATCCGCATCCGGCTCAAGTCCTACGACCACGAGGTCATCGACTCCTCGGCGCGCAAGATCGTCGACGTCGTGACCCGCGCGGGCGCGACGGTCGTGGGCCCGGTGCCGTTGCCGACCGAGAAGAACGTGTTCTGCGTCATCCGGTCGCCCCACAAGTACAAGGACAGCCGTGAGCACTTCGAGATGCGCACCCACAAGCGGCTGATCGACATCGTCGACCCGACGCCCAAGGCCGTCGACTCGCTGATGCGGCTCGATCTGCCGGCCGACGTCAATATCGAGATCAAGCTCTGA
- the rplX gene encoding 50S ribosomal protein L24 — MARVKKGDQVIVIAGKDKGKTGRVLRVIPKEDRVVVEGVQRVTKHTRPRQTAQGARAGGIETVEAPIHISNVMPIDPKTKQRTRVGFRVEEGVRPNGRKRMVRVRYAKKSGEDL; from the coding sequence ATGGCACGTGTCAAGAAGGGCGATCAGGTCATTGTCATCGCCGGCAAGGACAAGGGCAAGACCGGCCGGGTCCTTCGGGTCATCCCGAAGGAGGACCGGGTTGTGGTCGAGGGCGTGCAGCGCGTCACCAAGCACACGCGTCCTCGCCAGACCGCCCAGGGAGCCCGCGCCGGCGGCATCGAGACCGTCGAGGCCCCCATCCACATCTCCAACGTGATGCCCATCGACCCCAAGACCAAGCAGCGTACCCGCGTCGGCTTCAGGGTCGAGGAGGGCGTGCGTCCCAATGGCCGCAAGCGCATGGTGCGCGTGCGTTATGCCAAGAAGTCCGGGGAGGATCTGTGA
- the rpsS gene encoding 30S ribosomal protein S19, whose translation MSRSLKKGPFVDEHLQKKVDVQNEKGTKNVIKTWSRRSVITPDFIGHTFAVHDGRKHVPVFVTESMVGHKLGEFAPTRTFRGHVKDDRKARR comes from the coding sequence ATGTCGCGAAGCCTGAAGAAGGGCCCCTTCGTCGACGAACACCTGCAGAAGAAGGTGGACGTCCAAAATGAGAAGGGCACCAAGAACGTCATCAAGACCTGGTCCCGTCGTTCGGTCATCACGCCGGACTTCATCGGGCACACCTTCGCCGTCCATGACGGCCGCAAGCACGTCCCGGTGTTCGTCACCGAGTCCATGGTGGGTCACAAGCTCGGTGAGTTCGCGCCCACCCGCACCTTCCGTGGGCACGTCAAGGACGACCGTAAGGCGCGTCGCTGA
- the rplP gene encoding 50S ribosomal protein L16 — MLIPRRTKYRKQHRPHRSGMSKGGNQIAFGDYGIQALEPAYVTNRQIEAARIAMTRHIKRGGKVWINIFPDRPLTKKPAETRMGSGKGAPEWWIANVKPGRVMFELGGVDVELAREAMRRAQAKLPMKTRFVTREGGDI; from the coding sequence GTGCTCATCCCCCGCCGTACCAAGTACCGCAAGCAGCACCGCCCGCACCGTTCGGGCATGTCCAAGGGCGGAAACCAGATCGCCTTCGGTGACTACGGCATCCAGGCCCTCGAGCCCGCTTACGTCACCAACCGGCAGATTGAGGCGGCCCGTATCGCCATGACCCGCCACATTAAGCGTGGCGGCAAGGTGTGGATCAACATCTTCCCGGACCGCCCGCTGACCAAGAAGCCCGCCGAGACCCGCATGGGTTCCGGTAAGGGCGCCCCGGAGTGGTGGATCGCCAATGTCAAGCCCGGACGCGTCATGTTCGAGCTGGGCGGGGTGGACGTGGAATTGGCCCGGGAGGCCATGCGCCGCGCCCAGGCGAAACTGCCTATGAAAACTCGTTTCGTGACTCGTGAGGGTGGTGACATCTGA
- the rpsC gene encoding 30S ribosomal protein S3, which yields MGQKVNPTGFRLGITTDHRSRWFADSTKPGQRYRDFVDEDVKIRRLMENGMERAGISKVDIERTRDRVRIDLHTARPGIVIGRRGVEAERLRGQLEKLTGKQVQLNILEVRNPDLDAQLVAQGIAEQLASRVSFRRAMRRGLQSAMRAGAKGVRVQCSGRLGGAEMSRSEFYREGRVPLHTLRANIDYGFYEAKTTFGRIGVKVWIYKGDITEREFARQQAESTQRGRGRGERRGRRGERAPRQSEQQAEQAPATDNAAPDQGTEA from the coding sequence ATGGGGCAGAAGGTCAATCCGACCGGGTTCCGCCTGGGCATCACCACGGACCACCGTTCGCGCTGGTTCGCCGACTCCACCAAGCCCGGTCAGCGTTACCGCGACTTCGTGGACGAGGACGTGAAGATCCGCCGCCTGATGGAGAACGGCATGGAACGTGCCGGCATCTCCAAGGTCGATATTGAGCGCACCCGGGACCGGGTCCGCATCGACCTGCACACGGCCCGCCCCGGCATCGTCATCGGGCGACGCGGCGTGGAGGCCGAGCGGCTGCGCGGCCAGCTGGAGAAGCTGACCGGCAAGCAGGTGCAGCTGAACATCCTTGAGGTCCGCAACCCGGACCTGGACGCCCAGCTGGTTGCTCAGGGCATCGCGGAGCAGCTGGCCAGCCGCGTGTCCTTCCGTCGCGCCATGCGACGCGGACTGCAGTCCGCCATGCGCGCCGGCGCCAAGGGTGTGCGCGTGCAGTGCTCGGGCCGCCTGGGCGGGGCGGAGATGAGCCGCAGCGAGTTCTACCGCGAGGGCCGCGTGCCGCTGCACACCCTGCGGGCCAACATCGACTACGGCTTCTACGAGGCCAAGACCACCTTCGGGCGCATCGGCGTGAAGGTGTGGATCTACAAGGGCGACATCACCGAGCGCGAGTTCGCCCGTCAGCAGGCTGAGTCCACCCAGCGTGGCCGGGGCCGTGGCGAGCGCCGTGGACGCCGTGGTGAGCGTGCCCCGCGCCAAAGCGAGCAGCAGGCCGAGCAGGCGCCGGCCACCGACAACGCTGCCCCCGATCAGGGAACGGAGGCCTGA
- a CDS encoding type Z 30S ribosomal protein S14 has product MAKTSLIAKANRKPKFGVRAYTRCQRCGRPRSVYRKFGLCRICLREMALSGQLPGVSKSSW; this is encoded by the coding sequence ATGGCAAAGACCTCTCTGATCGCGAAGGCGAACCGCAAGCCGAAGTTCGGCGTCCGCGCCTATACGCGCTGCCAGCGCTGCGGCCGGCCCCGCTCGGTGTACCGCAAGTTCGGCCTGTGCCGCATCTGCCTGCGTGAGATGGCCCTGAGTGGCCAGCTCCCCGGCGTGAGCAAGTCCAGCTGGTAA
- the rplC gene encoding 50S ribosomal protein L3 yields MTSNQRSAAPTKALLGTKLGMTQVWDDSGALRPVTVVRVDTNVVTQIRTIENDGYEAVQLAFGDIDERKVTKPLAGHFAKAGVAPRRHVAEVRTSLAGEFTPGQELTADTFEVGQLVDVTGTSKGKGFAGTMKRHGFAGVGASHGAHRNHRKPGSVGACATPGRIFKGLRMAGRMGHATTTVQNLKVRGVDTDKGVLLMGGAIPGPKGSVVVIRTAAKGA; encoded by the coding sequence ATGACAAGCAATCAGCGGTCCGCGGCGCCCACGAAGGCGCTGCTCGGCACCAAGCTCGGCATGACCCAGGTGTGGGACGACAGCGGTGCCCTGCGTCCGGTGACGGTTGTGCGCGTAGACACCAATGTCGTCACCCAGATCCGCACCATCGAGAACGACGGTTACGAGGCCGTGCAACTCGCCTTCGGCGACATTGACGAGCGCAAGGTAACCAAGCCTCTGGCTGGTCACTTCGCCAAGGCCGGGGTGGCCCCGCGCCGGCACGTGGCCGAGGTGCGCACCTCACTGGCCGGCGAATTCACTCCGGGCCAGGAGTTGACCGCCGACACCTTCGAGGTTGGCCAGCTCGTGGACGTCACCGGCACCTCCAAGGGCAAGGGCTTCGCCGGCACCATGAAGCGTCACGGCTTCGCCGGCGTCGGCGCCTCCCACGGTGCCCACCGCAACCACCGCAAGCCCGGCTCCGTCGGCGCCTGCGCCACTCCGGGCCGCATCTTCAAGGGCCTGCGTATGGCCGGACGCATGGGGCACGCCACCACGACCGTCCAGAACCTCAAGGTCCGCGGCGTCGACACCGACAAGGGCGTGCTGCTCATGGGCGGTGCCATCCCCGGCCCCAAGGGCTCGGTGGTCGTCATCCGCACCGCCGCGAAGGGAGCCTGA
- the rplE gene encoding 50S ribosomal protein L5, which translates to MTENTAQTTAAAVTPRLKTKYADQVRPALQKEFNHSNVMQVGRVVKVVVNMGVGEAAHDSKLIEGAIRDLAAITGQKPQVTRARKSIAQFKLRAGQPIGAHATLRGDRMWEFLDRLISIALPRIRDFRGLSPKQFDGNGNYTFGLTEQSVFHEIDPDAIDRVRGMDITVVTTAKTDEEARSLLRQLGFPFKEK; encoded by the coding sequence ATGACCGAGAACACGGCTCAGACCACGGCTGCCGCCGTCACCCCCCGACTGAAGACCAAGTACGCCGACCAGGTGCGTCCCGCCCTGCAGAAGGAGTTCAACCACTCCAATGTCATGCAGGTCGGGCGCGTGGTCAAGGTAGTGGTCAACATGGGCGTGGGCGAGGCCGCCCACGATTCCAAGCTGATTGAGGGCGCCATCCGCGACCTCGCAGCCATCACCGGCCAGAAGCCGCAGGTGACTCGTGCCCGCAAGTCGATCGCCCAGTTCAAGCTGCGCGCGGGACAGCCGATCGGCGCCCACGCCACGCTGCGCGGTGACCGCATGTGGGAGTTCCTTGACCGGCTCATCTCGATCGCCCTGCCGCGCATCCGCGACTTCCGCGGGCTTAGCCCGAAGCAGTTCGACGGCAACGGCAACTACACCTTCGGTCTCACCGAGCAGTCCGTGTTCCACGAGATCGACCCAGACGCCATTGACCGCGTGCGCGGCATGGACATCACCGTGGTCACCACGGCCAAGACCGATGAGGAGGCCCGCTCGCTGCTGCGGCAGCTCGGCTTCCCCTTCAAGGAGAAGTGA
- the rplV gene encoding 50S ribosomal protein L22: MEAKAQAKYVRCTPMKARRVVDVVRGKRAVDAVGVLRFAPQAAAVPVRKVIESAIANARYQAERDGERFDENDLFITEVYADEGPTLKRFRPRAQGRAARILKRTSHITVVVGDRADAPKQEGAR, translated from the coding sequence ATGGAAGCCAAGGCGCAGGCCAAATACGTGCGCTGCACGCCGATGAAGGCACGCCGGGTCGTGGACGTGGTCCGCGGCAAGCGCGCCGTCGACGCTGTGGGCGTGCTGCGTTTCGCACCGCAGGCCGCTGCGGTGCCCGTCCGCAAGGTCATCGAGTCCGCCATCGCCAACGCCCGGTACCAGGCCGAGCGCGACGGTGAGCGCTTCGACGAGAACGACCTGTTCATCACCGAGGTGTACGCCGACGAGGGCCCGACCCTCAAGCGGTTCCGTCCGCGCGCCCAGGGACGTGCGGCCCGCATCCTCAAGCGCACCAGTCACATCACCGTCGTCGTCGGCGATCGCGCCGACGCCCCCAAGCAGGAAGGAGCCCGGTAA
- the rpsH gene encoding 30S ribosomal protein S8, with amino-acid sequence MTMTDPIADMLTRLRNANNAYHETVSMPSSKLKVNIANMLKNEGYIDGYEVTDAQVGKTLTLNLKYGANRQRAIQGLKRVSKPGLRVYAKSTNLPKVLGGLGVAILSTSSGLLTDRQAESRGVGGEVLAYVW; translated from the coding sequence ATGACAATGACAGACCCGATCGCAGACATGCTGACCCGTCTGCGCAATGCCAACAACGCATACCACGAGACCGTCTCCATGCCCTCCAGCAAGCTGAAGGTGAATATCGCCAATATGCTGAAGAACGAGGGCTACATCGACGGCTACGAGGTTACCGACGCCCAGGTCGGCAAGACGCTCACCCTGAACCTGAAGTACGGTGCCAACCGGCAGCGTGCCATCCAGGGACTCAAGCGCGTCTCCAAGCCCGGTCTGCGCGTGTACGCGAAGTCCACCAACCTGCCCAAGGTCCTCGGCGGCCTGGGGGTGGCGATCCTGTCCACCTCCTCCGGCCTGCTCACGGACCGCCAGGCCGAGTCACGGGGCGTAGGCGGCGAAGTGCTCGCCTACGTCTGGTGA
- the rplF gene encoding 50S ribosomal protein L6: MSRIGRLPVPVPAGVDVTIQGNDVTVKGPKGTLSRTIAQPLTVARQEDGSILVTRPNEERRSRSLHGLSRTLINNMVIGVTEGYSKELEIVGTGYRAAQKGSGIELSLGFSHTVVVDAPEGIELKVDGTSKVIVSGISKEQVGEVAANIRKIRPPEPYKGKGVRYAGENVRRKVGKAGK, translated from the coding sequence ATGTCTCGTATTGGACGTCTCCCCGTTCCGGTCCCCGCCGGAGTGGACGTGACCATTCAGGGCAATGATGTGACGGTCAAGGGCCCCAAGGGCACCCTGAGCCGCACCATCGCCCAGCCGTTGACGGTCGCCCGCCAGGAGGACGGCTCCATCCTGGTAACCCGGCCGAATGAAGAGCGCCGCTCGCGCTCGCTGCACGGCCTGTCCCGCACGCTGATCAACAACATGGTGATCGGCGTGACTGAGGGCTATTCCAAGGAGTTGGAGATCGTCGGGACCGGATACCGCGCCGCCCAGAAGGGCAGCGGCATCGAGCTGTCTCTCGGCTTCTCCCACACCGTCGTCGTCGACGCTCCCGAGGGTATCGAGTTGAAGGTGGATGGCACCTCCAAGGTGATTGTCTCGGGCATCTCCAAGGAGCAGGTCGGCGAGGTCGCCGCGAATATTCGCAAGATCCGCCCGCCGGAGCCCTACAAGGGCAAGGGTGTGCGCTACGCCGGCGAGAACGTGCGCCGCAAGGTCGGAAAGGCTGGTAAGTGA
- the rplB gene encoding 50S ribosomal protein L2, with amino-acid sequence MAIRKYKPTTPGRRGSSVSDFSELTRNRPEKSLVRPLSKTGGRNSSGRITTRHKGGGHKRAYRLIDFRRHDKDGVPAKVAHIEYDPNRTARIALLHYADGEKRYILAPEGLRQGDRIEAGPEADIKPGNCLELRNIPTGTVVHAVELRPGGGAKIARSAGTSVQLVAKEGKYAQLRMPSGEIRNVEAACRATVGEVGNAEQSNINWGKAGRMRWKGVRPTVRGVVMNPVDHPHGGGEGRTSGGRHPVSPWGKPEGRTRRPNKSSDRLIVRRRRTGKKR; translated from the coding sequence ATGGCAATCCGTAAGTACAAGCCGACCACGCCCGGTCGCCGCGGCTCCTCCGTCTCCGACTTCAGTGAGCTGACGCGCAACCGTCCCGAGAAGTCGCTGGTTCGGCCACTGAGCAAGACCGGTGGTCGTAACTCCTCCGGTCGTATCACCACCCGCCACAAGGGCGGCGGGCACAAGCGCGCCTACCGGCTGATCGACTTCCGGCGGCATGACAAGGACGGCGTGCCCGCGAAGGTCGCGCATATCGAGTACGACCCCAACCGCACCGCCCGCATCGCCCTGCTGCACTACGCCGACGGGGAGAAGCGCTACATTCTGGCACCCGAGGGACTGCGTCAGGGGGACCGGATCGAGGCCGGGCCCGAGGCCGACATCAAGCCCGGCAACTGCCTGGAACTGCGCAACATTCCCACCGGCACCGTGGTTCACGCGGTCGAGCTGCGGCCCGGCGGCGGCGCCAAGATCGCCCGCAGCGCCGGCACCTCGGTGCAGCTGGTTGCCAAGGAGGGCAAGTACGCGCAGCTGCGCATGCCCTCTGGCGAGATCCGTAACGTCGAGGCCGCCTGCCGGGCGACCGTAGGCGAGGTCGGCAACGCCGAGCAGTCCAATATCAACTGGGGTAAGGCCGGCCGTATGCGGTGGAAGGGCGTGCGCCCGACCGTACGCGGTGTGGTCATGAACCCGGTGGACCACCCCCACGGTGGTGGTGAGGGCCGTACCTCCGGTGGCCGCCACCCCGTATCGCCCTGGGGCAAGCCTGAGGGCCGTACCCGTCGTCCCAACAAGTCCAGTGACCGGCTTATCGTGCGCCGTCGCCGGACCGGCAAGAAGCGCTGA
- the rpmC gene encoding 50S ribosomal protein L29, whose protein sequence is MAIGSKGLTPADLDAMDNERLAEELSKAKAELFNLRFASATGQLEDHGRMKAVRRDIARIYTIVRERELGIRTAPSTEEAK, encoded by the coding sequence ATGGCTATCGGCTCCAAGGGACTGACTCCAGCCGACCTCGATGCCATGGACAACGAGCGACTCGCAGAGGAGCTCTCCAAGGCCAAGGCGGAGCTGTTCAATCTTCGCTTCGCCTCCGCGACCGGGCAGCTGGAGGACCACGGCCGCATGAAGGCCGTGCGCCGGGACATCGCCCGCATCTACACCATCGTGCGCGAGCGCGAGCTCGGCATCCGCACTGCTCCGAGCACCGAGGAGGCCAAGTGA
- the rplN gene encoding 50S ribosomal protein L14, with protein sequence MIQQESRLKVADNTGAKEILCIRVLGGSGRRYAGIGDQIVATVKDAIPGGNVKKGDVVRAVVVRAAKERRRPDGSYIRFDENAAVLIRDKDGEPRGTRIFGPVGRELREKRFMRIVSLAPEVI encoded by the coding sequence ATGATCCAGCAGGAGTCGCGACTAAAGGTCGCCGACAACACCGGTGCTAAGGAGATCCTTTGCATCCGCGTGCTCGGCGGCTCGGGTCGGCGCTATGCGGGCATCGGCGACCAGATCGTCGCCACCGTCAAGGACGCCATCCCCGGCGGCAACGTCAAGAAGGGCGATGTGGTCAGGGCTGTGGTCGTGCGCGCCGCCAAGGAACGTCGCCGCCCGGACGGCTCGTACATCCGCTTCGATGAGAACGCGGCCGTCCTAATCAGGGATAAGGACGGTGAGCCGCGCGGCACGCGCATCTTCGGCCCCGTCGGCCGTGAGCTTCGCGAGAAGAGGTTCATGCGCATCGTTTCACTCGCCCCGGAGGTGATCTGA
- the rpsQ gene encoding 30S ribosomal protein S17, with protein MSEQTTHNETGQNEQSGTGAPERNHRKVRRGYVVSDKMQKTIVVEVEERYKHSLYGKVLRRSKKYKVHDEHNDAHPGDLVLIMETRPLSATKRWRLVEIIEKAK; from the coding sequence GTGAGCGAGCAGACCACCCACAACGAGACCGGCCAGAACGAGCAGTCCGGCACCGGCGCTCCCGAGCGCAACCACCGGAAGGTGCGCCGCGGCTACGTCGTGTCGGACAAGATGCAGAAGACGATCGTCGTCGAGGTCGAGGAGCGCTACAAGCATTCCCTGTACGGCAAGGTCCTGCGTCGCTCCAAGAAGTACAAGGTGCATGACGAGCACAATGACGCCCACCCCGGCGACCTGGTGCTGATCATGGAGACCCGCCCGCTCAGCGCAACCAAGCGCTGGCGACTGGTGGAGATCATCGAGAAGGCCAAGTGA
- a CDS encoding class C sortase yields MIPSRSRRAPAGGGDAAGRRLSRSALVSALLALAGMLVFAYPSAASWVSQYNQSKVIEDYARAVDDAHPDAATQLALAHEYNAALSSGAVLEANGNVPVGVGGSGAELDYNSILDANGDGLMARLRIAAIDLDLPVYHGTSEETLLEGLGHLEGTSLPVGGTGTRAVITGHRGLATATMFTNLNKVAVGDVLTIEVFGQVLTYRVTQTKVVEPERTEELRAEPGRDLVTLVTCTPLGVNTHRILVTGERIPTPPRQAAAGQRPNVPRFPWWAVALAAGVMLDGVYLWRSGRPREPRAVTTRR; encoded by the coding sequence TTGATTCCATCCAGGTCCCGGCGCGCCCCCGCCGGGGGCGGTGATGCCGCAGGTCGGCGCCTGTCGCGCTCGGCGCTGGTCTCGGCACTTTTGGCTCTGGCGGGCATGCTGGTATTCGCCTACCCCAGCGCCGCGAGCTGGGTGTCGCAGTACAACCAGTCCAAGGTGATTGAGGACTATGCCCGGGCGGTGGACGATGCACATCCCGACGCCGCCACCCAGCTCGCCCTGGCCCACGAGTACAACGCGGCCCTGAGCTCCGGTGCCGTGCTGGAGGCCAATGGAAATGTGCCGGTCGGCGTGGGCGGTTCCGGAGCCGAACTCGACTACAACTCCATTCTCGACGCCAACGGTGACGGTCTGATGGCGCGATTGCGCATCGCCGCAATCGACCTGGACCTGCCGGTCTACCACGGCACCTCGGAGGAAACCCTGCTGGAGGGCCTGGGGCATCTGGAAGGGACCTCGCTGCCCGTGGGTGGAACGGGTACCAGGGCGGTTATCACCGGACACCGCGGCCTGGCGACCGCAACCATGTTCACGAATCTCAACAAAGTTGCGGTCGGAGACGTACTCACCATTGAGGTATTCGGACAGGTTCTGACCTACCGCGTCACGCAGACCAAGGTGGTTGAGCCGGAACGAACCGAGGAGCTACGGGCCGAACCCGGGCGGGACCTGGTGACCCTGGTGACATGCACCCCGCTGGGTGTGAACACTCACCGCATTCTTGTTACCGGAGAACGGATACCAACACCCCCACGGCAGGCGGCAGCCGGCCAGCGCCCCAATGTGCCCCGCTTCCCCTGGTGGGCCGTGGCGCTGGCTGCCGGAGTCATGCTCGATGGGGTGTATCTGTGGCGATCGGGCAGGCCCCGAGAGCCGCGCGCGGTCACGACACGACGATGA
- the rplD gene encoding 50S ribosomal protein L4 — protein sequence MADTITVDIVDSTGAKTGTAQLPGEIFDVELNIPLMHQVVVAQLAAARQGTHATKTRGMVRGGGRKPYRQKGTGRARQGSIRAPQFTGGGTVHGPQPRDYSQRTPKKMKAAALRSALSDRARNGRIHVITEFVTSERPSTKSALAALRNLTDRPKSLVVATGSDDLTRLSLRNAPEAHVLRADQLNTYDVLNSDDVVFTAAALDAFLGKGEEESK from the coding sequence ATGGCAGATACCATCACCGTCGACATCGTCGACTCCACGGGCGCCAAAACCGGCACCGCGCAGCTGCCCGGCGAGATTTTCGACGTCGAGCTCAACATCCCTCTGATGCACCAGGTCGTCGTCGCCCAGCTGGCCGCGGCCCGCCAGGGCACTCACGCCACCAAGACCCGCGGCATGGTTCGCGGCGGTGGCCGCAAGCCCTACCGGCAAAAGGGCACCGGCCGTGCCCGCCAGGGCTCGATCCGCGCCCCCCAGTTCACCGGCGGTGGCACCGTTCACGGCCCGCAGCCGCGCGACTACTCCCAGCGGACCCCCAAGAAGATGAAGGCCGCTGCCCTGCGCTCGGCGCTGTCCGACCGTGCCCGCAACGGCCGCATCCACGTCATCACCGAGTTCGTCACCTCTGAGCGGCCGTCCACCAAGTCGGCTCTGGCCGCCCTGCGTAACCTCACGGACCGCCCCAAGTCCCTGGTGGTCGCCACCGGCTCTGACGATCTCACTCGCCTGAGTCTGCGCAATGCGCCCGAGGCGCATGTGCTCCGGGCCGATCAGCTGAACACCTACGACGTCCTCAACTCCGACGACGTCGTCTTCACCGCCGCCGCCCTGGACGCCTTCCTCGGCAAGGGTGAGGAGGAGTCCAAGTGA
- the rplW gene encoding 50S ribosomal protein L23 → MSFVKTKNPRDVIIAPVVSEKSYTCMDRGQYTFLVAPDANKTEIKIAIESIFDVKVASVNTLNRRGKTRRTRTGIGKSKDTKRAIVTLREGTIDIFGDVTD, encoded by the coding sequence GTGAGTTTCGTCAAGACCAAGAATCCCCGCGACGTCATCATCGCGCCGGTCGTCTCCGAGAAGTCGTACACCTGCATGGATCGCGGGCAGTACACCTTCCTGGTGGCCCCGGACGCCAACAAGACCGAGATCAAGATCGCTATCGAATCCATCTTCGATGTCAAGGTCGCCTCGGTCAATACCCTCAACCGCCGCGGCAAGACCCGCCGCACCCGCACGGGCATCGGCAAGTCGAAGGACACCAAGCGCGCGATCGTGACACTGCGTGAGGGCACCATCGACATCTTCGGCGACGTGACGGACTGA